A stretch of Methylogaea oryzae DNA encodes these proteins:
- a CDS encoding flagellar basal body P-ring protein FlgI has product MQRRSVKTAILISLAGLWLAQPAQAERIKDVATLAGVRNNQLVGYGLVVGLPKTGDKTKFTGQTLRNLMMQLGITIPAGVNPNAKNIAAVSVTAELPPFAKPGQPIDVTVSSVGDATSLRGGSLVMTPLKGADGQIYAIAQGNLVVGGLSAGGQDGSKITVNNPGVGRIPGGATVERMVQTPFNETDDIVLNLHNADFTTAKRVVAAINGAFGAGSARAIDGISIQVASPRDPSQKVDFTSMVENLDISPADSAAKIIVNSRTGTVVINSSVRVQPAAVSHGNLSVTISENPKVSQPNPLAGGNTAVTPQSQVSVKEEANRAFVFKPGVTLDEIVQAVNKVGAAPSDLVAILEALRSAGALRAELIVI; this is encoded by the coding sequence ATGCAAAGGCGCAGCGTGAAAACGGCGATCCTGATTTCCCTGGCCGGCTTGTGGCTGGCTCAACCGGCCCAGGCCGAGCGCATCAAAGACGTGGCTACCCTGGCCGGCGTGCGTAACAACCAATTGGTGGGATACGGCTTGGTGGTGGGTTTGCCGAAAACCGGCGACAAGACCAAATTTACCGGCCAGACGTTACGCAACCTGATGATGCAGTTGGGCATCACCATCCCGGCGGGCGTTAACCCCAACGCGAAAAACATCGCTGCCGTATCGGTGACGGCCGAGTTGCCGCCTTTCGCCAAACCGGGTCAGCCCATCGACGTCACCGTGTCGTCCGTGGGCGACGCGACCAGTTTGCGCGGCGGCTCGCTGGTGATGACGCCGCTGAAAGGCGCCGACGGGCAGATTTACGCCATCGCCCAGGGCAACCTGGTGGTCGGCGGCTTGAGCGCCGGCGGCCAGGACGGCTCCAAAATCACTGTCAACAATCCCGGCGTCGGCCGCATTCCCGGCGGCGCCACGGTGGAACGTATGGTGCAGACGCCGTTCAACGAAACGGACGACATCGTCCTGAATTTGCACAACGCCGATTTCACCACCGCCAAGCGGGTGGTCGCCGCCATCAACGGCGCTTTCGGCGCAGGCAGCGCCCGCGCCATCGACGGCATTTCCATCCAGGTGGCTTCACCGCGCGATCCTTCGCAAAAGGTGGACTTCACTTCCATGGTGGAGAATTTGGACATCAGTCCGGCCGATTCCGCCGCCAAGATCATCGTTAATTCCCGCACCGGCACGGTGGTGATCAACAGCAGCGTGCGAGTGCAGCCGGCGGCGGTGTCCCACGGCAACCTCTCGGTCACCATCAGTGAAAATCCCAAAGTCAGCCAGCCCAACCCGTTGGCGGGCGGCAATACGGCGGTGACGCCGCAATCCCAGGTGTCGGTGAAGGAAGAGGCCAATCGCGCTTTCGTCTTCAAGCCCGGCGTCACCTTGGATGAAATCGTGCAGGCGGTCAACAAGGTGGGCGCCGCGCCCAGCGACTTGGTGGCCATTTTGGAGGCGCTGCGCAGCGCCGGCGCCTTGCGCGCGGAACTCATCGTAATCTAA
- the flgJ gene encoding flagellar assembly peptidoglycan hydrolase FlgJ, which translates to MMPAGPRGADVYTDLNGLAQLKSQARAQSPEALKQTAQQFEALFLQSTLKNMRQAGEPFESKLVDNSGIRAFRDMHDQQMALQLSKNSNFGFADMLVKQLGPKSPNGADKPPQGMTLDDYRHGPVRMMPVHKPADKFLPLGERSAKPAFMPLHGQGSASIQVAAAKRTAPVVDKEQFLRDLLPEAEAAAKELGVDPKMLLSQAALETGWGRHTVRGADGSDSHNLFGIKAGKDWEGQRVATTTLEYVQGVPVRKTDYFRAYDSYKDCFHDYVAFLRDNPRYAQAIEQGDDPHAFFAGLQRAGYATDPRYANKVLAIYRQLEDYDVGATNVAAATAPATTTTTEAPVVAAAAPAEPDPAQQAPVADSSTAEPAPSESGEENA; encoded by the coding sequence ATGATGCCCGCCGGTCCCAGAGGCGCCGACGTTTACACGGACCTGAACGGTTTGGCTCAATTGAAAAGCCAAGCCCGCGCCCAGTCTCCGGAAGCGCTCAAGCAAACCGCCCAGCAGTTCGAGGCGCTGTTCCTGCAATCCACGCTGAAAAACATGCGCCAGGCCGGCGAGCCGTTCGAGTCCAAGCTGGTGGACAATAGCGGCATCCGGGCGTTCCGCGACATGCACGACCAGCAAATGGCGCTGCAGCTGTCTAAAAACTCCAACTTCGGCTTCGCCGACATGCTGGTGAAACAATTGGGCCCCAAATCCCCCAACGGCGCGGATAAGCCGCCCCAGGGCATGACCCTGGACGACTATCGCCACGGCCCGGTTCGCATGATGCCGGTGCACAAGCCCGCGGATAAATTCCTGCCGCTCGGCGAACGATCCGCCAAGCCGGCGTTTATGCCGTTGCACGGGCAAGGATCGGCTTCCATACAGGTGGCCGCCGCGAAGCGCACCGCTCCCGTCGTCGACAAGGAGCAGTTTTTGCGCGACCTGTTGCCCGAAGCCGAGGCGGCCGCCAAGGAGCTGGGCGTCGACCCCAAAATGCTGCTGTCCCAAGCGGCCCTGGAAACCGGCTGGGGCCGGCATACGGTGCGCGGGGCCGACGGGAGCGACAGCCACAACTTGTTCGGCATCAAGGCCGGCAAGGATTGGGAAGGGCAGCGCGTCGCGACCACGACTTTGGAGTATGTGCAGGGCGTGCCGGTGCGCAAAACCGATTATTTCCGCGCCTACGATAGCTACAAGGATTGCTTTCACGATTATGTGGCGTTTTTGCGGGACAATCCCCGCTACGCCCAGGCGATCGAACAGGGGGACGATCCGCACGCGTTCTTTGCTGGCTTGCAGCGCGCCGGTTATGCCACGGATCCTCGCTACGCCAATAAGGTGCTGGCCATTTACCGCCAGCTGGAAGATTACGATGTCGGCGCAACCAACGTAGCGGCGGCAACGGCCCCGGCAACGACAACGACAACGGAAGCGCCTGTCGTCGCGGCGGCGGCGCCGGCCGAGCCGGATCCGGCGCAACAAGCGCCGGTGGCCGATTCCTCAACAGCCGAGCCGGCCCCGTCGGAGAGCGGCGAGGAAAACGCATAG